From the genome of Lotus japonicus ecotype B-129 chromosome 6, LjGifu_v1.2, one region includes:
- the LOC130725142 gene encoding uncharacterized protein LOC130725142, which yields MVDECNVLVKSFRKVSDFISINPLLRISLRLFRARPKDPRVYNLPSVDEVAGLIVGDFDSTDCGRDIVVSSMDGTLRRIHETHTSFLPLQYPLLFPNGEDGYKEDILFRQDGDGRVFKKRVRVSLREFISFRIHERMREDSVILRSRRLFQQFLVDCYSMIEAQRLSYIKGNQKTIRRDFLSGLEEAMEKGDVDSASVGTRIVLPSSFTGGRRYMFNNCQDAMAICKHVGYPDLFITVTCNPKWLEIQRCVSEKGLNAYDRPDISCRVFHIKVKQLMRDLRKGQYFGKVSAGMYTIEFQKRGLPHAHILIWLAPGSKLTTPEKIDSVICAELPDPVASPKLFEVVSMFMVHGPCGSSRKNSPCMEEHWVFVERRDVQLDNGYVVPYNAKLLMKYQAHINIEYCNKSNCIKYLFKYINKGVDRVTVSMKNECNEGQNVPEVDEIQQYYDCRYLSACEAAWRSFSFRIHDHWPPVQRLPFHMPNKQVVLYGNEEPIDRVVQELFVWHPKDKEWRPRKRGFSIGRMNFIPLGCGEEACSALGLLEDDKEFIDGLIDCAELSGALRLDDQTLKTLCLVELEKMFVNNGKTLKDFPGIPYLISDEVPQFENVMLFNELRFDIDDMSVKHNDHLMKLNNGQRKVYDEVIDAVNKSDGGFYFVYGSGGTGKTFLWKTLSYRLRSERKIVLNVASSGIASLLLPGGRTAHSLFSIPLVLNEDSCCNIRLGSNKAELLKHTSLIIWDEAPMVNRWAFEAVDRTLRDIMEVGDVYGGGKPFGGKVVVLGGDFRQTLPIIPKASREEIVMATINSSRLWKFCKVLKLTENMRLHGNDSLHDREKLVEFSKWILDIGDGNLGDYNDGECDLDIPHDLMVPFKDDAVSSIVYSTYPDIQRKFFDEEYFIDIAILAPTLDIVDSVNQFVLSIVPGKEKVYLSSDSVVKVDEDVAIDANWITIEFLNGNKGSGLPDHRLCLKIGTPIMLMRNIDVSAGLCNGTRLIVLDLRPNLIYGKVLNRNKAGTKTYIPRMTIVPSDSGLHVKVQRRQFPVCVCFAMTINKSQGQTLSRVGFFLPRPVFSHGQLYVALSRVKSRDGLKNYVDQTEVPPLEHTKNVVYKEVFKNLS from the exons ATGGTTGATGAGTGTAATGTCTTGGTGAAATCATTTCGAAAGGTAAGTGATTTCATTTCTATCAACCCATTGTTAAGGATTTCTCTAAGATTGTTTAGGGCTAGACCCAAAGACCCAAGAGTGTACAATTTACCTTCTGTGGATGAGGTAGCTGGTTTAATTGTTGGTGATTTTGATTCTACTGATTGTGGTCGAGACATAGTTGTTAGTTCAATGGATGGTACTCTTAGAAGAATTCATGAGACACACACTTCATTTTTACCGTTGCAATATCCTTTGCTTTTTCCTAATGGAGAAGATGGATATAAAGAAGATATTTTGTTTCGCCAAGATGGAGATGGTCGTGTTTTTAAAAAGAGAGTACGAGTATCTTTGAGAGAATTTATTTCTtttagaattcatgaaagaatgAGAGAGGATTCAGTTATATTGCGTAGTAGAAGATTATTCCAACaatttcttgtggattgttATTCGATGATTGAGGCTCAAAGATTGTCATATATCAAGGGTAATCAAAAGACAATACGTCGGGACTTCTTATCTGGATTGGAGGAGGCTATGGAGAAAGGTGATGTCGATTCAGCATCAGTTGGAACAAGGATAGTTCTACCTTCATCATTTACTGGTGGAAGAAGATATATGTTTAACAATTGTCAAGATGCAATGGCAATCTGCAAACATGTTGGATATCCAGATCTTTTTATAACTGTTACTTGCAACCCAAAGTGGCTTGAAATTCAAAGGTGTGTTTCTGAAAAAGGCTTGAATGCCTATGATCGCCCTGATATCTCGTGTCGGGTTTTTCATATTAAAGTGAAGCAGTTAATGCGTGATTTGAGGAAAGGTCAATATTTTGGGAAAGTCTCAGCTG gaATGTATACCATTGAGTTTCAAAAGAGGGGACTTCCACATGCCCATATACTTATTTGGTTAGCGCCTGGTTCAAAGCTAACAACACCagagaaaattgattcagttatATGTGCAGAGTTACCTGATCCAGTTGCTAGCCCGAAACTATTTGAAGTTGTTTCTATGTTCATGGTCCATGGTCCATGTGGAAGTAGTAGAAAAAATTCTCCGTGCATG GAGGAACACTGGGTTTTTGTTGAAAGACGTGATGTTCAATTAGATAATGGGTATGTTGTTCCTTATAATGCAAAATTGTTGATGAAGTACCAAGCCCACATTAACATTGAATATTGTAACAAATCGAATTGCATCAAATACTTATTTAAGTATATCAACAAAGGAGTTGATCGGGTTACAGTTTCAATGAAAAATGAATGTAATGAAGGACAAAATGTGCCGGAGGTTGATGAGATCcaacaatattatgattgtcgtTATTTGTCTGCTTGTGAAGCTGCTTGGAGATCATTTTCATTTCGTATTCATGATCATTGGCCTCCCGTTCAGCGATTACCTTTTCATATGCCCAACAAACAAGTTGTATTATATGGTAATGAAGAACCAATTGATAGGGTCGTTCAAGAG TTATTTGTTTGGCATCCTAAAGATAAAGAGTGGCGACCACGCAAAAGAGGGTTTTCCATTGGAAGAATGAATTTTATACCTTTGGGGTGTGGGGAG GAAGCATGTTCTGCCTTGGGATTATTAGAGGATGATAAAGAATTTATTGATGGATTAATTGATTGTGCTGAATTGTCAGGTG CTTTGCGTTTGGatgatcagactttgaagacgCTTTGTTTGGTTGAGCTTGAAAAAATGTTTGTTAATAATGGGAAAACACTAAAGGATTTTCCTGGCATTCCGTATCTTATTTCAGATGAAGTCCCTCAGTTTGAGAATGTCATGTTGTTTAACGAGTTAAGATTTGACATTGATGATATGTCAGTTAAACATAATGACCATTTGATGAAGTTGAATAATGGTCAAAGGAAAGTGTATGATGAGGTTATTGATGCAGTTAATAAATCAGATGGAGGATTTTATTTTGTCTATGGTTCAGGTGGTACAGGAAAAACTTTTCTTTGGAAAACTCTAAGTTATAGATTAAGATCTGAGCGGAAGATTGTGTTGAATGTTGCATCCAGTGGTATAGCATCTCTTTTGTTACCTGGTGGGAGGACTGCACATTCGTTATTTAGTATCCCACTTGTGTTAAATGAGGATTCATGTTGTAATATTAGGCTGGGTAGTAACAAGGcagagttgcttaaacatacAAGTTTAATTATATGGGATGAGGCACCTATGGTTAATAGGTGGGCATTTGAGGCTGTTGATAGAACCTTGCGTGATATAATGGAAGTTGGGGATGTTTATGGTGGGGGAAAGCCCTTTGGTGGAAAAGTTGTGGTTTTAGGGGGAGATTTTAGACAAACTCTTCCTATTATCCCGAAAGCAAGTAGGGAAGAAATTGTAATGGCTACTATTAACTCATCAAGACTATGGAAATTTTGCAAAGTCTTAAAACTTACTGAGAATATGCGTTTGCATGGGAATGATTCTTTACATGATCGTGAAAAATTGGTTGAATTTAGCAAGTGGATACTTGATATTGGTGATGGTAATTTGGGTGATTACAATGATGGTGAATGTGATTTAGATATTCCACATGACTTGATGGTTCCCTTTAAAGATGATGCTGTGTCAAGTATAGTTTATTCCACCTACCCTGATATTCAAAGGAAATTTTTTGATGAGGAATATTTTATTGATATAGCTATTCTTGCTCCCACTTTGGATATTGTTGATAGTGTGAACCAGTTTGTGCTTTCAATAGTACCTGGCAAAGAAAAAGTGTATTTAAGTTCAGACAGTGTAGTCAAAGTTGATGAAGATGTAGCCATTGATGCAAATTGGATAACCATTGAGTTTTTGAACGGCAATAAGGGATCTGGACTTCCTGATCATaggttgtgtttgaaaattggaACGCCCATTATGTTAATGAGAAATATTGATGTTTCAGCTGGGTTATGCAATGGAACTCGGCTTATTGTGTTGGATCTTAGACCAAATTTGATTTATGGGAAAGTGCTAAATAGAAATAAAGCTGGCACAAAAACATACATCCCACGCATGACTATTGTTCCTTCTGATAGTGGTCTACATGTTAAAGTTCAACGTAGGCAATTTCCGGTGTGTGTTTGTTTTGCAATGACAATTAATAAGAGTCAAGGGCAGACGTTGTCTCGAGTGGGGTTTTTTTTACCGAGACCTGTTTTTTCCCATGGTCAACTATATGTTGCGTTGTCGCGTGTGAAATCAAGGGATGGATTGAAAAATTATGTTGACCAGACAGAGGTTCCGCCTTTGGAGCACACAAAAAATGttgtttacaaagaagtatTCAAAAATTTAAGCTGA